One Benincasa hispida cultivar B227 chromosome 5, ASM972705v1, whole genome shotgun sequence genomic window carries:
- the LOC120077535 gene encoding cysteine-rich repeat secretory protein 38, giving the protein MSQSKPFLPILLLFLAALGNIITSINASYLYHTCSSSDNYTMNSLYSSNLKQALDRLTNSAPPSGFGLSSTGGKDSQNQVNGLALCRGDISPADCKTCVATAGQEIQQRCPYKKGAAIWYDSCLLKYSNAKFFGKNQNGGFRFYLVNVREADDPSSFKEQVKNLLSGLSEMAKTSKNLYAIGDLEIGSSKKLYGLVQCTRDLWTADCKKCLDDAIGELPYCCSNGAKVGGRVVGGSCNFRYETYPFFTA; this is encoded by the coding sequence ATGAGCCAATCAAAACCATTTCTTCCAATTCTCCTCCTCTTTCTTGCAGCCTTAGGCAATATCATAACCTCAATCAATGCCTCATATCTATACCATACATGTTCAAGCTCAGATAACTACACAATGAACAGCCTCTATTCTTCCAACTTAAAACAAGCTCTAGACAGATTGACAAATAGCGCCCCACCCTCTGGCTTCGGCCTCAGCTCCACTGGAGGCAAAGATTCACAAAACCAAGTCAATGGCTTGGCTCTATGTCGGGGCGACATCTCGCCCGCCGACTGCAAGACCTGCGTTGCGACGGCCGGACAAGAGATCCAACAACGATGCCCTTACAAGAAAGGGGCAGCCATATGGTATGATTCATGCCTTTTGAAATACTCCAATGCAAAATTCTTTGGGAAGAATCAAAATGGAGGGTTTAGGTTCTATTTAGTGAATGTTCGTGAGGCCGACGATCCGTCGTCGTTTAAGGAGCAAGTTAAGAACTTGCTTAGTGGGTTGTCTGAAATGGCTAAAACTTCAAAGAATTTGTATGCCATTGGAGACTTGGAGATTGGGAGCTCCAAGAAGCTGTATGGATTGGTTCAGTGCACAAGAGATCTTTGGACTGCAGATTGCAAGAAATGTCTTGATGATGCCATTGGTGAGCTTCCATATTGCTGTTCAAATGGAGCTAAAGTTGGTGGAAGAGTGGTTGGTGGGAGTTGTAACTTTAGATATGAAACTTACCCCTTCTTTACTGCATAA
- the LOC120078202 gene encoding cysteine-rich repeat secretory protein 38-like: MNNKQKNPLKKSSHFPLKSMRHSKSAIVFLTLQSLFLLFPSLAFGEDIITDSAFLNHICTSFDNYTANSTYASNLNQAFYQLTSNAPPSGFAQVSFGKGLQTQVNGLALCRGDVSVADCRNCVATGSQEIQVRCPLSKGAIIWYDFCVLKYSNTEFFGKIDNRNKFALINVQSVDNNVTVFNEQVKGLLMDLAQKVELATNNPKFYVIGERKIEPFKKKLYGLVQCTRDLSGAACKKCLNDAIGELSSCCDARIGGRVVGASCNFRYELYPIVDAQR, encoded by the coding sequence atgaacaacaaacaaaaaaatcctttaaaaaaaagttctcATTTTCCTCTCAAATCCATGAGGCATTCAAAATCAGCCATAGTTTTCCTCACTCTTCAAAGCCTCTTTCTTCTCTTCCCATCCTTAGCATTTGGTGAAGATATCATAACAGACAGTGCATTTCTCAACCATATTTGTACAAGTTTTGACAATTACACAGCCAATTCCACCTATGCTTCCAATTTAAACCAAGCCTTTTACCAATTGACCTCCAATGCCCCTCCTTCTGGCTTTGCCCAAGTTTCCTTTGGTAAAGGTTTACAAACCCAAGTCAATGGCCTAGCCCTCTGTCGCGGCGACGTGTCGGTCGCCGATTGCAGGAACTGCGTCGCCACGGGAAGTCAAGAGATCCAAGTTCGATGCCCTTTGAGTAAAGGAGCTATCATATGGTATGATTTTTGTGTATTGAAATACTCCAACACTGAATTTTTTGGGAAGATTGATAATAGGAACAAATTCGCTTTGATAAATGTTCAAAGTGTGGATAATAATGTAACGGTGTTTAATGAACAAGTGAAGGGATTGCTAATGGATTTGGCTCAAAAAGTTGAATTAGCCACGAATAATCCAAAGTTTTATGTGATTGGAGAAAGGAAAATTGAGCCATTTAAGAAGAAATTGTATGGGTTGGTTCAATGCACTAGAGATTTGTCGGGTGCGGCTTGCAAGAAGTGTCTTAATGATGCTATTGGGGAACTTTCCAGTTGTTGTGACGCTAGAATTGGTGGAAGAGTGGTTGGGGCAAGTTGTAATTTTAGATATGAACTTTATCCCATTGTCGATGCTCAAAGATAA
- the LOC120078480 gene encoding cysteine-rich repeat secretory protein 38-like codes for MINSKSTIFFTLFLSLFLLISPPAFGDSHNAFLSYTCYSFDNYTANTPYASNMKQAIYQLTSIAPPTGFGLSSVGDDLQNQVNALALCRGDVSPTDCKTCITTASNEIQRQCLNRKGAAIWYDFCLLKYSNTKFFGKIDNGFRLYMWNVQEAENPAMFNEQVKNLLTSLVEKVEATSKLYVIGEEEIEGSKKLYGLVQCTRDLSTSACKKCLDDAVAQLPNCCDAKIGGRVIGGSCNFRYEIYPIVDAQK; via the coding sequence ATgataaattcaaaatcaaccATTTTCTTTACTCTCTTCCTAAGCCTCTTTCTCCTAATTTCCCCACCAGCATTTGGTGATTCTCATAATGCATTTCTCTCATATACATGTTATAGCTTTGACAATTACACAGCCAACACCCCTTATGCTTCCAACATGAAACAAGCCATCTATCAGTTGACCTCCATTGCCCCTCCCACCGGCTTTGGCCTCAGCTCCGTCGGCGACGATTTACAAAACCAAGTCAACGCGTTGGCTCTATGTCGCGGTGACGTCTCACCCACCGATTGCAAGACCTGCATCACCACCGCAAGCAACGAGATTCAACGACAATGCCTTAATAGGAAAGGAGCAGCCATATGGTATGATTTTTGCTTGCTAAAATACTCCAATACCAAATTCTTTGGGAAGATTGATAATGGGTTTAGGCTATACATGTGGAATGTTCAAGAAGCAGAAAATCCAGCAATGTTTAATGAACAAGTCAAGAACTTGCTTACTAGTTTGGTTGAAAAAGTTGAAGCTACATCTAAGTTGTATGTGATTGGAGAAGAGGAAATTGAAGGGTCAAAAAAATTGTATGGATTGGTCCAATGCACAAGAGATTTGTCTACTTCTGCTTGCAAGAAATGCCTTGATGATGCTGTTGCTCAACTTCCCAATTGTTGTGATGCAAAAATTGGTGGAAGAGTGATTGGTGGGAGCTGTAATTTTAGATATGAAATTTACCCTATTGTTGATGCCCAAAAATAG
- the LOC120077061 gene encoding uncharacterized protein LOC120077061 has translation MLSKKKHKQTTAFYHRLTSLFPRMPLRLLKTPTLSTAKTLLLLLSAAFIIYTLFFNPSSTAPSLLCSHSTLSPTTRRHIVFAIASSSNSWSRRKPYVRLWYRRNSTRAFAFVDRIAHDFASADPSVPPVIISNDTSRFPYTFRGGLRSAIRLARVVKEVVERNEPDVRWYVFGDDDTLFFVDNLVKTLGKYDHERWYYIGSNSESYGQNLKNSFDMAFGGGGFAISDSLARVLAGVLDSCLTRYGHLYGSDARIWSCLVELGVGLTHEPGFHQVDMRGNLFGLLSAHALSPIVSLHHLDATDPIFPNMNNTQALHHLFEAVNVDPGRIFQQIVCYDRSHSLTISVSWGFAIQVFEGNQLLPDLLSLQRTFMSWRRAATIDMNRYMFNMRDYPKDPCKRNIFYMQNLRSSKNNALTNYTRKIVTDCPVSSAIKNLRQIRVFSQKLELEVEEMKAPRRQCCDILSASKESMLLEIRQCRVEELISMYF, from the exons ATGTTGTCGAAGAAGAAGCACAAGCAAACCACTGCTTTTTACCATAGACTCACTTCTCTCTTTCCCAGAATGCCCCTCCGACTCCTCAAGACTCCGACTCTCTCCACCGCCAAAaccctcctcctcctcctctccGCCGCCTTCATCATCTACACTCTCTTCTTCAACCCCTCCTCCACCGCCCCTTCACTCTTATGCTCTCATTCTACTCTCTCTCCGACCACGCGCCGCCACATAGTCTTTGCCATCGCTTCTTCCTCTAACTCCTGGTCCCGCCGCAAGCCTTATGTTCGTCTCTGGTACCGCCGTAATTCGACGCGTGCTTTTGCCTTCGTTGATCGCATTGCACATGATTTCGCTTCTGCTGATCCTTCCGTTCCGCCGGTGATTATTTCGAATGACACCTCTAGGTTCCCCTACACTTTCCGTGGAGGTCTCCGATCGGCGATTAGACTGGCGCGGGTGGTGAAGGAAGTCGTTGAACGTAATGAGCCGGATGTGCGGTGGTATGTGTTTGGGGATGATGACACTTTGTTCTTTGTGGATAATTTAGTTAAGACGTTGGGAAAATATGATCATGAGCGGTGGTATTATATTGGGAGTAATTCTGAGAGTTATGGACAGAATTTGAAAAATTCGTTCGATATGGCGTTTGGTGGTGGAGGCTTTGCGATCAGCGATTCACTGGCTAGAGTTTTGGCTGGGGTTTTGGACTCATGCTTGACTAGGTACGGGCATTTGTATGGAAGTGATGCTAGAATATGGTCGTGCTTGGTGGAGCTTGGAGTTGGCTTAACGCACGAACCTGGATTTCATCAG GTCGATATGCGGGGAAATTTATTTGGATTGCTATCTGCGCATGCATTGTCACCGATAGTTTCACTTCATCATTTGGATGCCACGGATCCGATATTCCCAAACATGAATAATACGCAGGCCCTGCATCATCTTTTCGAAGCAGTGAATGTGGATCCTGGCAGGATTTTCCAGCAAATTGTGTGCTATGATCGTTCTCATTCATTGACTATTTCGGTATCGTGGGGTTTTGCTATTCAGGTCTTTGAAGGCAATCAGCTTCTCCCTGATCTACTTTCACTGCAAAGAACTTTTATGTCATGGAGAAGGGCTGCCACCATTGATATGAATCGATACATGTTTAACATGAGAGACTACCCTAAAGATCCCTGTAAAAGAAATATCTTCTATATGCAGAATTTAAGAAGTAGTAAAAATAATGCCTTGACTAACTATACTAGGAAGATAGTCACTGATTGTCCAGTGTCTAGTGCAATTAAGAACCTGAGACAGATTCGAGTGTTCTCCCAGAAGTTGGAACTTGAAGTGGAAGAG ATGAAGGCACCACGTCGACAATGCTGTGACATCCTTTCCGCTTCCAAGGAATCGATGCTTCTTGAAATTCGACAATGTAGAGTAGAAGAATTAATATCTATGTACTTCTAA